From a single Stackebrandtia endophytica genomic region:
- a CDS encoding GNAT family N-acetyltransferase translates to MHVRTARVDDAESLSTLLNAIIDEGDKTAIDTPLSGSEFVEWFITGRHCVSCVVGIGKTGEVLGFQAVERFHDDLPEGLADIATFVSAEARGTGVGRALAEATLTAATDAGLESIRAVIRRQNDGAIRYYRSIGFDDEGDGRSEESVTLTRAVSPRPA, encoded by the coding sequence ATGCATGTCCGCACAGCGCGTGTCGACGACGCGGAGTCGTTGTCCACGCTCCTCAACGCCATCATCGACGAAGGCGACAAGACGGCGATAGACACGCCCCTGTCCGGGTCAGAGTTCGTGGAGTGGTTCATCACCGGAAGGCACTGCGTCAGCTGCGTCGTCGGCATCGGGAAAACCGGCGAGGTGCTCGGTTTCCAGGCCGTCGAGCGCTTTCACGACGACCTCCCCGAGGGGCTCGCCGATATCGCGACCTTCGTATCCGCCGAGGCCAGGGGCACCGGGGTCGGCCGGGCGCTGGCCGAGGCGACGTTGACGGCCGCGACCGACGCCGGGCTCGAATCGATACGTGCGGTGATTCGGCGGCAGAACGACGGTGCGATCCGTTACTACCGCTCGATCGGGTTCGACGACGAGGGCGATGGTCGATCGGAGGAGTCGGTCACCTTGACACGGGCGGTATCTCCTCGGCCTGCCTGA
- a CDS encoding TetR family transcriptional regulator yields MAWDTEGTKRGILTAAVAEFAAHGPDGTTIERIAKSAGVNKERVYNYFGGKRELFARVLREELAKVAADVPVQSFAAEDIGDYAGRVYDYHRAHPELGRLMRWEGLTFDTDVPDEEQRREYYGYKTAAVADGQTNGTITDEFDPDHLIFLVLSLAGWWSAVPQVARMITGAPTEAEHDRRRASVIAAARRLATPLEINHN; encoded by the coding sequence ATGGCGTGGGATACCGAGGGCACCAAGCGCGGCATCCTGACGGCGGCCGTCGCCGAGTTCGCCGCCCACGGCCCCGACGGCACGACCATCGAGCGGATCGCGAAGTCGGCTGGGGTGAACAAGGAACGGGTGTACAACTACTTCGGCGGCAAACGGGAACTCTTCGCGCGGGTACTCCGCGAGGAACTGGCCAAGGTCGCCGCCGACGTCCCGGTCCAGTCGTTCGCCGCCGAGGACATCGGTGACTACGCCGGCCGCGTCTACGACTACCACCGGGCGCACCCCGAACTCGGGCGGCTGATGCGTTGGGAGGGACTCACCTTCGACACCGACGTACCCGACGAGGAGCAGCGGCGCGAGTACTACGGCTACAAGACCGCTGCGGTCGCCGACGGCCAGACGAACGGCACCATCACCGACGAGTTCGACCCCGACCACCTGATCTTCCTCGTACTCTCGCTGGCCGGCTGGTGGTCGGCGGTGCCCCAAGTCGCCCGCATGATCACGGGGGCACCCACCGAAGCCGAACACGACCGCCGCCGCGCCTCCGTGATCGCCGCCGCCCGCCGACTCGCCACCCCATTGGAGATCAATCACAACTAG
- a CDS encoding MFS transporter gives MSTPMAGHAKSASTAHPASTGAVVVLVTTALFVLTQLYAAIPLIGPVGQDLGGDVTFALSTAFSCSYAVGFLVWGPLADQYGRRRILLIGLAALTVATFGAATASSVPVLAALRGMQGFAAASFAPVALAYLVEATPPRRRAVAIGAMSTAFLVAGILGQVLASAIALTLDWPWVFALCGIVLAVCLTAVALLVLEPPRPAVTQGLGDRFVSLVRVAAMPRVLLLAAAHVTLLLGFVAMYTGLGPHLGTLGLDASQVIWLRLVGLPGMFASLAVGPLSRRLGTGVVARLGFTIAAVGLVAEALLSSSLIGVAVASLGYVIGVAFAVPAMITLFGEAAAPHRATGMALNGFVLFIGASIGPLAAGLPVAFLTLLWGLAALAVAAVIALTVFTRITGRQEAEA, from the coding sequence ATGTCGACACCCATGGCCGGGCACGCGAAATCGGCGTCCACCGCACACCCGGCGTCCACGGGCGCCGTCGTCGTGCTGGTGACGACGGCGCTGTTCGTGCTCACCCAGCTGTACGCCGCGATCCCACTCATCGGGCCGGTCGGGCAGGACCTGGGCGGTGACGTGACCTTCGCGTTGTCGACGGCGTTCAGCTGTAGCTACGCCGTGGGGTTCCTCGTGTGGGGGCCACTGGCCGACCAGTACGGACGCCGGCGAATCCTCCTGATCGGACTGGCCGCGCTCACCGTCGCCACCTTCGGTGCCGCGACCGCCTCCTCCGTACCCGTCCTGGCGGCCCTGCGCGGAATGCAGGGATTCGCGGCGGCGAGTTTCGCTCCCGTCGCCCTCGCCTACCTGGTCGAGGCCACCCCGCCGCGCCGCCGGGCGGTGGCCATCGGCGCGATGTCGACCGCATTCCTCGTCGCCGGGATCCTCGGGCAGGTTCTGGCATCCGCCATCGCACTCACCCTCGACTGGCCGTGGGTCTTCGCGCTCTGCGGGATCGTGCTCGCGGTATGCCTGACGGCAGTCGCCCTGCTGGTGCTCGAGCCGCCCCGGCCCGCCGTCACCCAGGGGCTGGGCGATCGGTTCGTCTCGCTGGTGCGGGTCGCCGCGATGCCGCGGGTGCTGCTCCTTGCGGCTGCGCACGTGACGCTGCTACTGGGGTTCGTCGCGATGTACACGGGTCTGGGGCCACACCTGGGCACGCTCGGGCTCGACGCCTCACAGGTGATCTGGCTGCGTCTGGTCGGCCTGCCCGGAATGTTCGCCTCGCTGGCGGTCGGCCCGCTCTCACGACGACTCGGCACCGGCGTGGTCGCGCGACTGGGCTTCACGATCGCCGCCGTCGGACTGGTCGCCGAAGCGCTGTTGTCGTCCTCATTGATCGGGGTGGCGGTGGCAAGCCTCGGCTACGTCATCGGCGTGGCGTTCGCCGTTCCCGCGATGATCACCCTCTTCGGAGAGGCCGCCGCGCCACACCGGGCCACCGGCATGGCGCTCAACGGTTTCGTCCTGTTCATCGGAGCCAGCATCGGGCCCCTCGCCGCAGGGCTGCCCGTGGCGTTCCTGACACTCCTATGGGGACTCGCGGCACTCGCGGTGGCGGCCGTCATCGCGCTCACGGTGTTCACCCGCATCACCGGCCGACAGGAGGCTGAGGCATGA